The Rhododendron vialii isolate Sample 1 chromosome 8a, ASM3025357v1 genome has a window encoding:
- the LOC131299021 gene encoding (-)-isopiperitenol/(-)-carveol dehydrogenase, mitochondrial-like has translation MTDTSPTTIPTHDSTNKLQGKVAIITGGASGIGEATAHLFADRGARAVVVADIQDDKGRRVAEAVGANRCSYVHCDVTDENQVQATVDWTVKTYGQLDIMFSNAGIVSSSDQVILDLDFSQFDRLFLINVRGMAACVKHAARAMVERRVRGSIICTASVVGSKGSKRRTDYTMSKHAVVGLVRAASQQLGEHGIRVNSVSPYAVATPLLQEAHRKEAEEIEKVYEALTPLKGIVLRVNHVADAVLFLASDESAFVSGHDLIVDGGFVR, from the exons ATGACAGACACAAGCCCAACAACCATTCCTACTCATGACTCCACGAATAAGCTACAGGGCAAAGTGGCCATCATCACCGGCGGCGCGAGCGGCATCGGCGAGGCCACCGCCCACCTGTTCGCCGATCGCGGAGCACGCGCCGTCGTGGTAGCCGACATCCAAGACGACAAGGGCCGACGTGTGGCCGAAGCCGTCGGCGCAAACCGCTGCAGCTACGTCCACTGCGACGTCACCGACGAAAACCAAGTCCAAGCCACGGTGGACTGGACGGTCAAAACGTATGGCCAGCTCGATATCATGTTCAGCAATGCTGGGATCGTGAGCAGCTCCGATCAG GTGATCCTCGACCTCGATTTCTCCCAATTCGACCGCCTTTTTTTGATCAACGTGCGTGGTATGGCCGCTTGCGTCAAACACGCAGCGCGTGCGATGGTGGAGCGACGAGTGAGGGGGAGTATTATATGCACGGCGAGCGTGGTGGGGAGCAAAGGGTCGAAAAGGAGGACGGACTACACCATGTCGAAGCACGCTGTGGTTGGGCTCGTCCGGGCCGCGAGCCAACAGCTTGGGGAGCACGGTATAAGGGTGAACAGCGTGTCGCCGTACGCAGTGGCCACGCCGTTGCTGCAGGAAGCACACAGGAAGGAGGCGGAGGAGATTGAGAAGGTTTACGAGGCTCTCACTCCGTTGAAAGGGATCGTGTTGAGAGTCAACCACGTAGCAGATGCCGTGTTGTTTCTGGCCTCTGATGAATCCGCATTTGTCTCCGGGCATGACCTCATCGTTGACGGTGGGTTCGTAAGGTGA
- the LOC131299019 gene encoding LRR receptor-like serine/threonine-protein kinase FEI 2 isoform X1 codes for MGVLVWVFSAILASTLFSSLSLALTQDGITLLELKTTLNDTKNFLSNWDDSDNTPCNWTGITCNPADSTVFSINLPYMQLSGIISPSVGKLSSLQRLALHQNSLHGVIPSEIGNCSDLRALYLRANYLQGGIPSDIGNLSSLTIMDLSSNLLKGAIPSSLGRLTRLRSLNISTNFLSGEIPDVGVLSTFGNDSFIGNLDLCGRQVNKPCRTSLGFPAVLPHAESDEATVPTKRSSHYIKGIVIGAMSILGLVLVVLLSFLWIWFLSKKERAAKKYTEVKKQVHHDTGTKLITFHGDLPYPSCEIIEKLESLDVEDVVGSGGFGTVYRMVMNDCGTFAVKRIDRSREGSDQVFERELEILGSVKHINLVNLRGYCRLPSQKLLIYDYLAMGSLDDFLHEHGEGKRSLNWNARLRIAFGSARGLAYLHHDCCPRIVHRDIKSSNILLDENLEPRVSDFGLAKLLVDEDAHVTTVVAGTFGYLAPEYLQSGRATEKSDVYSFGVLLLELVTGKRPTDPSFVKQGLNVVGWMNTLLRENRLEDVVDRRCTDTDAETVEAIIEIAAKCTAANPDDRPAMQQVLQFLEEEVMSPYPSDFYDSHSDYA; via the exons ATGGGTGTGTTGGTTTGGGTATTCTCAGCAATTTTGGCATCAACCCTtttcagctctctctctcttgctctcactCAAGATG GTATTACATTGCTGGAACTCAAAACAACTTTGAATGATACCAAGAACTTTCTGAGCAACTGGGATGATTCTGATAACACTCCTTGCAACTGGACTGGTATCACTTGCAATCCAGCTGACAGTACAGTTTTCTCTAT aaaTCTACCTTATATGCAACTTTCTGGGATAATTTCTCCAAGCGTTGGAAAACTCAGTAGTTTACAGAGACT GGCACTTCACCAGAACAGCTTACATGGCGTTATTCCTAGTGAAATTGGAAATTGTTCTGACCTCAGAGCCCT GTACTTGAGGGCTAATTATCTCCAAGGAGGCATACCATCAGATATTGGGAATCTTTCTTCACTCACAATAAT GGATTTGTCAAGCAACTTACTTAAGGGTGCCATCCCTTCATCTCTTGGCCGTCTAACACGCCTCCGGTCTCT AAATATATCTACCAATTTTTTATCAGGTGAAATCCCAGATGTTGGAGTACTAAGCACTTTTGGAAACGATTC GTTTATTGGCAATTTAGACCTCTGTGGCCGACAAGTGAACAAACCATGTAGAACATCACTAGGATTCCCAGCGGTGCTACCACATGCTGAAAGTGATGAAGCTACAG TACCTACAAAGCGATCGTCTCACTACATCAAAGGGATCGTGATTGGCGCGATGTCCATCTTGGGTCTTGTGCTTGTCGTGCTACTTAGCTTCCTATGGATATGGTTTCTATCGAAGAAGGAAAGGGCTGCTAAGAAATATACGGAAGTCAAAAAACAAGTTCATCACGATACCG GCACCAAACTTATCACTTTCCATGGTGACCTTCCCTATCCGTCATGTGAGATCATAGAAAAGCTAGAATCCCTTGACGTAGAGGATGTTGTGGGATCCGGTGGATTTGGTACTGTCTATCGGATGGTCATGAATGATTGTGGTACATTTGCGGTTAAAAGGATTGATCGGAGCCGTGAAGGATCTGATCAGGTTTTTGAGAGGGAGCTGGAGATATTAGGCAGTGTCAAGCACATAAATCTTGTCAATTTGAGAGGGTACTGCAGGCTCCCTTCGCAAAAGCTCCTTATCTATGACTATTTGGCCATGGGAAGCTTGGATGATTTCTTGCATG AACATGGAGAAGGAAAACGATCCTTGAACTGGAATGCTCGTCTAAGAATAGCATTTGGCTCTGCACGGGGTTTGGCATACTTGCATCACGACTGCTGTCCAAGGATAGTTCATCGGGATATAAAGTCCAGCAATATACTCCTTGACGAAAACCTAGAACCTCGTGTCTCAGATTTTGGCCTTGCCAAGCTTTTGGTAGATGAGGATGCCCATGTGACAACGGTGGTTGCtggaacttttggttatttggCACCAG AATATCTGCAGAGTGGAAGAGCCACTGAGAAGTCAGATGTGTATAGCTTTGGAGTCCTCCTGTTAGAGCTTGTAACCGGAAAGAGACCCACAGATCCTTCTTTCGTTAAACAAGGCCTAAACGTTGTTGGTTGG ATGAACACTCTGCTAAGAGAGAACAGATTGGAAGACGTAGTGGATAGAAGATGCACCGACACGGATGCTGAAACCGTAGAAGCAATCATAGAGATAGCAGCGAAATGCACCGCTGCAAATCCAGATGACAGGCCAGCGATGCAGCAAGTGCTGCAGTTTTTAGAGGAAGAGGTTATGTCGCCTTACCCTAGCGATTTCTACGACTCTCATTCCGATTATGCTTGA
- the LOC131299019 gene encoding LRR receptor-like serine/threonine-protein kinase FEI 1 isoform X2: MGVLVWVFSAILASTLFSSLSLALTQDGITLLELKTTLNDTKNFLSNWDDSDNTPCNWTGITCNPADSTVFSINLPYMQLSGIISPSVGKLSSLQRLALHQNSLHGVIPSEIGNCSDLRALYLRANYLQGGIPSDIGNLSSLTIMDLSSNLLKGAIPSSLGRLTRLRSLNISTNFLSGEIPDVGVLSTFGNDSFIGNLDLCGRQVNKPCRTSLGFPAVLPHAESDEATVPTKRSSHYIKGIVIGAMSILGLVLVVLLSFLWIWFLSKKERAAKKYTEVKKQVHHDTGTKLITFHGDLPYPSCEIIEKLESLDVEDVVGSGGFGTVYRMVMNDCGTFAVKRIDRSREGSDQVFERELEILGSVKHINLVNLRGYCRLPSQKLLIYDYLAMGSLDDFLHEHGEGKRSLNWNARLRIAFGSARGLAYLHHDCCPRIVHRDIKSSNILLDENLEPRVSDFGLAKLLVDEDAHVTTVVAGTFGYLAPGSWLNVTVPMLVMLWTG; encoded by the exons ATGGGTGTGTTGGTTTGGGTATTCTCAGCAATTTTGGCATCAACCCTtttcagctctctctctcttgctctcactCAAGATG GTATTACATTGCTGGAACTCAAAACAACTTTGAATGATACCAAGAACTTTCTGAGCAACTGGGATGATTCTGATAACACTCCTTGCAACTGGACTGGTATCACTTGCAATCCAGCTGACAGTACAGTTTTCTCTAT aaaTCTACCTTATATGCAACTTTCTGGGATAATTTCTCCAAGCGTTGGAAAACTCAGTAGTTTACAGAGACT GGCACTTCACCAGAACAGCTTACATGGCGTTATTCCTAGTGAAATTGGAAATTGTTCTGACCTCAGAGCCCT GTACTTGAGGGCTAATTATCTCCAAGGAGGCATACCATCAGATATTGGGAATCTTTCTTCACTCACAATAAT GGATTTGTCAAGCAACTTACTTAAGGGTGCCATCCCTTCATCTCTTGGCCGTCTAACACGCCTCCGGTCTCT AAATATATCTACCAATTTTTTATCAGGTGAAATCCCAGATGTTGGAGTACTAAGCACTTTTGGAAACGATTC GTTTATTGGCAATTTAGACCTCTGTGGCCGACAAGTGAACAAACCATGTAGAACATCACTAGGATTCCCAGCGGTGCTACCACATGCTGAAAGTGATGAAGCTACAG TACCTACAAAGCGATCGTCTCACTACATCAAAGGGATCGTGATTGGCGCGATGTCCATCTTGGGTCTTGTGCTTGTCGTGCTACTTAGCTTCCTATGGATATGGTTTCTATCGAAGAAGGAAAGGGCTGCTAAGAAATATACGGAAGTCAAAAAACAAGTTCATCACGATACCG GCACCAAACTTATCACTTTCCATGGTGACCTTCCCTATCCGTCATGTGAGATCATAGAAAAGCTAGAATCCCTTGACGTAGAGGATGTTGTGGGATCCGGTGGATTTGGTACTGTCTATCGGATGGTCATGAATGATTGTGGTACATTTGCGGTTAAAAGGATTGATCGGAGCCGTGAAGGATCTGATCAGGTTTTTGAGAGGGAGCTGGAGATATTAGGCAGTGTCAAGCACATAAATCTTGTCAATTTGAGAGGGTACTGCAGGCTCCCTTCGCAAAAGCTCCTTATCTATGACTATTTGGCCATGGGAAGCTTGGATGATTTCTTGCATG AACATGGAGAAGGAAAACGATCCTTGAACTGGAATGCTCGTCTAAGAATAGCATTTGGCTCTGCACGGGGTTTGGCATACTTGCATCACGACTGCTGTCCAAGGATAGTTCATCGGGATATAAAGTCCAGCAATATACTCCTTGACGAAAACCTAGAACCTCGTGTCTCAGATTTTGGCCTTGCCAAGCTTTTGGTAGATGAGGATGCCCATGTGACAACGGTGGTTGCtggaacttttggttatttggCACCAG GCAGTTGGTTAAATGTTACAGTACCAATGCTTGTGATGCTTTGGACTGGGTGA